A window of the Fusarium poae strain DAOMC 252244 chromosome 3, whole genome shotgun sequence genome harbors these coding sequences:
- a CDS encoding hypothetical protein (TransMembrane:1 (i71-94o)): MVRLKLEPQFSSPWTQRLVDEYRKGTLHVPVLGVEEEVSLLDTPIPEYANLAVPLEPQKLERRKQNLNSRLLQLPLELLIHVISFLPGPSFYMVHQTCQVLRELTETCPFQDFCRKMMHREDSFHIDNVRCGQLRDIKRIFLRSSLCIPCGRLFNSGELEERMKKLWLPVYCTGCQATHPELVFSQGGRTHNICVGQLGEFAACKHLKVSGKAQADKREDVHIECLHPDHFPAATVASKETAHAYIQYPPHFSTCGSRIISGCLISGGLNYSRAIPLVKIAPQQYPGISALKSRLFKQLKESQDGLCQHASTQLDSIISSLPSDECGCFPRCGPPTRYSLPKTGPNYRCGHHGYDCYLCGARYCWFYLNGYVTLGVSIRLANDSLYGMGYTIGWISNIIFNPDDHPVHPILNESSKGVLWCSDPLCGTGSGNRWLLMVEILKRALVLRRSQGYPGLPPRGYSSAAKLPYTLEYQVFQNAANWMTEPDMLSRDLNSPMSFEYNTMTRI; the protein is encoded by the coding sequence ATGGTTCGCCTCAAACTAGAACCACAGTTCTCATCGCCCTGGACTCAACGCTTGGTAGACGAATACCGAAAGGGCACCTTGCATGTTCCTGTCTTGGGAGTCGAAGAAGAGGTGTCCCTGTTGGATACACCGATACCGGAATATGCAAATCTTGCAGTACCTCTCGAGCCCCAGAAGTTGGAACGCCGAAAGCAGAATTTGAATTCTAGACTATTACAACTCCCACTCGAGTTGTTGATCCATGTTATTTCCTTTCTACCGGGACCTTCCTTCTACATGGTTCATCAAACCTGTCAGGTCCTTCGTGAGCTGACCGAAACTTGTCCATTTCAAGATTTTTGCCGGAAAATGATGCACCGCGAAGATTCTTTCCACATCGACAACGTTCGATGCGGACAGCTACGTGATATAAAGCGGATTTTCCTACGAAGCTCCTTATGTATACCATGTGGCAGGCTTTTCAACTCAGGCGAATTAGAGGAAAGAATGAAGAAGCTTTGGCTACCAGTCTATTGCACTGGATGCCAAGCTACTCACCCAGAACTGGTTTTCTCCCAAGGGGGCAGAACACACAATATTTGCGTGGGACAACTGGGTGAATTTGCCGCCTGTAAACATCTTAAAGTCTCAGGCAAAGCCCAGGCAGATAAAAGAGAGGATGTTCATATTGAATGCTTACACCCGGACCACTTTCCTGCGGCAACAGTGGCCTCTAAAGAAACAGCTCACGCCTATATACAGTATCCCCCACATTTCTCTACCTGTGGATCCCGCATCATTTCTGGCTGTTTGATTTCTGGCGGTTTGAACTACTCCCGAGCTATTCCTTTGGTCAAGATTGCACCTCAACAGTACCCTGGAATATCGGCGTTGAAGTCGCGGTTGTTCAAACAACTAAAGGAATCTCAAGATGGACTCTGTCAGCATGCCTCAACTCAACTTGACTCTATTATATCGTCTTTACCATCAGATGAATGCGGTTGTTTCCCAAGGTGCGGCCCACCTACCCGTTACTCCTTGCCCAAGACCGGGCCTAACTATCGGTGTGGCCACCACGGTTACGATTGTTATCTATGCGGCGCACGTTACTGTTGGTTCTATTTAAATGGTTATGTGACTCTCGGAGTTTCAATTCGGTTAGCCAACGACAGTCTGTACGGCATGGGCTACACCATAGGCTGGATCTCCAACATCATATTTAATCCCGACGACCACCCTGTCCATCCAATATTGAACGAAAGCTCGAAAGGTGTTCTGTGGTGCAGCGATCCGTTATGTGGCACCGGATCAGGCAATCGTTGGCTATTGATGGTCGAGATACTGAAAAGGGCTTTGGTACTCCGTAGAAGTCAGGGATACCCCGGGCTTCCTCCACGGGGCTATTCTTCGGCCGCCAAGTTGCCTTACACACTGGAATATCAAGTGTTCCAGAATGCGGCAAACTGGATGACGGAACCAGACATGCTAAGCAGGGACCTAAATTCCCCAATGTCTTTTGAATACAATACTATGACAAGAATCTAA
- a CDS encoding hypothetical protein (TransMembrane:8 (i266-284o290-311i382-403o415-436i448-469o475-494i515-538o544-565i)) has product MAEEIEYADLAPTNSTKKHTQVKDKDTIQGQITGIDTNDNTESNLEAKAKNPLHGIPRDQLLSDVEEWAQRKNLTEHIALLKKGALVAQNPSGAALLDGDYALTAKELHYLEREATHRWDLPRRLILTIITCSIGAAVQGWDQTGSNGANIFFPKVFGIGSESTRDKLLVGLVNAGPYLGSALIGCWLSDPINNLLGRRGVIFVAAHFCIWPTIGSTFCQTWQHFLACRILMGIGMGVKGSTVPIYAAENAPASVRGALVMSWQMWTAFGIFLGTAFNLAIFHLEGGLNWRLMLGAPFIPAVPLMLLIYLCPESPRWYMKKNRYPEAWSAMLKLRHDPIQVARDMYYISCQLEIEEHLAGKTNYATRFTQLFTVPRVRRATLAAFTVMIAQQMCGINIIAFYSTTVFKEAGMSDFKAMVGSFGFGLVNWLFSFPAFWTIDTFGRRSLLLFTFPQMTWTLLAAGLCTLIPKDTGDLRTALICLFVFLFGAFYSPGEGPVPFTYAAEVFPLSHRETGMGFAVATCFFWASVLGISFPFILDRLQTVGAFGLYAVFNMVAFIMILFWVPETKQRTLEELDWVFAVSMGKFASYQMRVAIPYWFNRWVLLKKNVTKEPLYEFEVVGDDGSSAAKKPEGELE; this is encoded by the exons ATGGCGGAAGAGATCGAGTACGCAGACTTGGCACCTACCAATTCCACAAAGAAACACACACaagtcaaagacaaagacacaATCCAAGGTCAAATAACAGGAATAGATACCAACGATAATACTGAGAGCAACCTCGAAGCCAA GGCCAAGAATCCTCTCCACGGAATCCCAAGAGATCAACTCCTATCCGACGTTGAAGAATGGGCTCAAAGAAAGAACCTAACAGAACACATCGCCCTGCTCAAAAAAGGCGCCCTGGTAGCCCAAAACCCCAGCGGAGCAGCTCTTCTTGATGGCGATTACGCACTCACAGCAAAAGAACTACATTATCTCGAGCGCGAAGCAACTCATCGTTGGGATCTACCACGTCGTCTGATCCTCACCATAATAACTTGCTCCATCGGCGCTGCGGTTCAAGGCTGGGATCAAACCGGTTCCAACGGCGCAAACATCTTCTTTCCCAAAGTCTTTGGGATAGGAAGTGAGAGTACGAGGGATAAACTTCTCGTTGGTCTTGTTAATGCGGGACCGTATCTTGGTTCTGCATTGATAGGATGCTGGTTATCTGATCCTATCAATAACCTGTTAGGTCGTCGAGGTGTCATTTTCGTTGCTGCGCACTTTTGCATATGGCCTACGATCGGATCTACGTTCTGTCAAACATGGCAACACTTCCTCGCCTGTCGTATCCTAATGGGTATTGGTATGGGAGTAAAAGGCTCTACAGTTCCTATATACGCCGCTGAAAACGCCCCAGCATCTGTCCGCGGTGCACTCGTCATGTCGTGGCAGATGTGGACAGCCTTTGGCATCTTCCTCGGAACAGCTTTCAACCTGGCCATTTTCCACCTCGAGGGTGGTCTGAACTGGCGTCTCATGCTAGGCGCTCCCTTTATCCCTGCTGTCCCCCTCATGCTTCTCATCTATCTCTGTCCCGAGTCACCACGCTGGTACATGAAAAAGAACCGGTATCCAGAAGCCTGGTCTGCAATGCTGAAACTTCGACATGATCCTATCCAAGTTGCGCGGGATATGTACTACATCAGTTGCCAGCTTGAGATTGAGGAGCATTTGGCTGGAAAGACAAACTATGCTACACGCTTTACACAGTTATTTACAGTTCCGCGGGTCAGAAGGGCAACGCTTGCTGCTTTCACGGTTATGATTGCGCAGCAGATGTGTGGTATCAACATCATCGCGTTCTACTCTACTACTGTGTTCAAAGAGGCTGGCATGTCTGACTTTAAAGCTATGGTAGGCTCTTTTGGGTTTGGTCTTGTGAATTGGTTATTTTCTTTCCCTGCGTTTTGGACCATTGACACT TTCGGTCGTCGGAGTTTGCTGCTCTTCACATTCCCTCAGATGACTTGGACACTTCTTGCTGCTGGTCTCTGCACTCTTATCCCCAAAGACACAGGCGATCTTCGCACAGCTCTTATATGTCTCTTCGTCTTCCTATTCGGAGCCTTTTATTCCCCTGGCGAAGGACCTGTCCCATTTACATACGCCGCCGAAGTCTTCCCTCTCTCCCACCGCGAGACAGGTATGGGATTCGCCGTCGCGACTTGTTTCTTTTGGGCCAGTGTTCTCGGAATATCATTCCCTTTTATTCTCGACCGTCTACAAACTGTTGGTGCATTTGGATTATACGCAGTATTTAACATGGTCGCTTTTATCATGATTTTATTCTGGGTTCCTGAGACGAAACAGCGTACTCTTGAGGAACTGGATTGGGTGTTTGCTGTGTCTATGGGCAAGTTTGCTTCGTATCAGATGCGAGTTGCGATTCCGTATTGGTTTAATCGGTGGGTGCTTCTGAAGAAAAATGTTACCAAGGAACCTCTCTATGAGTTTGAGGTTGTTGGAGATGACGGTAGCTCTGCTGCTAAAAAGCCTGAAGGAGAGCTTGAGtag
- a CDS encoding hypothetical protein (TransMembrane:5 (o39-58i70-92o124-145i157-175o195-219i)), whose protein sequence is MDTLVEAVNATAKIPLHPYSPLNAVLPEYVTNTLSSRTLVGSFVLGSIAIFAVTLLFINSAPRKLSKGETFVTLWFALCGCIHFFFEGYYVANFTDLSSRLSLFAQLWKEYSLSDSRYLTQDSFLVPMEAITAILWGPMSFFCAWSIVKEHPLRHPIQLIISVGQLYGDVLYFATCYFNEAVYSVVYCRPEQFYFYMYYVFCNAIWIVIPSVLVVHSVVATKRAFAKVQAAETRKKAL, encoded by the exons ATGGATACTCTTGTCGAGGCTGTCAACGCAACTGCGAAAATCCCCCTTCATCCATACTCGCCTCTGAATGCAGTTTTACCAGAATATGTCACCAACACATTATCCTCTCGCACTCTTGTGGGCAGCTTTGTCCTTGGCTCCATTGCCATTTTCGCAGTGACGCTGCTGTTCATCAACTCAGCACCGCGAAAGTTGTCCAAAGGAGAGACCTTTGTGACATTATGGTTCGCTCTCTGCGGATGCATCCATTTCTTCTTCGAGG GTTACTATGTTGCCAACTTTACCGATCTATCCAGCAGACTCAGCCTCTTTGCCCAGCTCTGGAAAGAATACTCCCTCTCTGACTCGCGCTACTTGACCCAGGACTCATTCCTTGTCCCTATGGAGGCCATCACCGCTATTCTCTGGGGTCCAATGTCATTCTTTTGCGCGTGGAGTATCGTCAAGGAACACCCTCTGCGACACCCTATCCAGCTCATCATCAGCGTTGGTCAACTGTACGGCGATGTCCTGTACTTTGCGACTTGCTACTTTAACGAGGCGGTGTACAGCGTTGTCTACTGCCGCCCGGAGCAGTTTTACTTTTACATGTATTATGTGTTTTGCAATGCCATCTGGATCGTTATCCCTTCCGTGTTAGTGGTGCACAGCGTCGTGGCTACCAAGAGGGCTTTTGCAAAGGTGCAGGCTGCTGAGACAAGAAAGAAGGCTTTGTGA
- a CDS encoding hypothetical protein (TransMembrane:5 (o36-63i84-106o112-132i139-159o568-591i)): MIPENQRLVFTSSSPEDTVSDRGKEYPTLREISPSWIFRVGAAAALLLVPVAYLVLLGIVAYLSGKKQSSFGDDTLEVLKLASTLWPISFAAVIGPFLKTLALYAAERGSTLGSLEFLLTSQTTIAAVKNILAFRHIHIWTIGIVAIWSLSPLGGQAAVRSLDLQSPRHFEKMKAAHYFSQAPLRTICQSSRSSGSTFPCESVFGSASNALSNDLPGFRRVVNTAFSRTDVRLSHPNGSSDGYDAVIEQLGGVSKVARLGKQDIWGNVRIPFMELLPEYDDQNPESWTKVPSDNCGDTFNGTSWFKLNGSDPPLYFHRPNFTDTEPLQHQTYDYKLDTKPSLWLDLVRSNATESHFYNTEVNATTESPLKLIVGGQCGGQFSDASELTHMIRVCNLITSYVDVDVSCKRLSSIDDLDCQADRIRQTSDPGYSTYLSDLSHRPAAKRLVYEMPFTTATYYPMIPSLLERYIHDPLLTFEKYDPDARETRPGCFTELSQALFEARFATALNTFLMAAYNDTVLGGIDAVGYNMEKIVNSTFKERNLNNLSWQNTTATWAGFTDNIYVMNVAWFCISVISTAILLGCAIINVIIRQLVLAPDFLDSVDGLTRDSPFVRIPGESCATGSGVSSRDRLQATSSVRVQIRDVEPDADVGKIVLTTETTNKRLDWNRAYV; this comes from the exons ATGATTCCTGAAAATCAGCGTCTGGTATTCACCTCATCCAGCCCAGAAGATACGGTCTCAGACCGTGGTAAGGAATATCCCACTCTGAGAGAGATCTCCCCTTCATGGATCTTCAGAGTTGGTGCGGCTGCAGCACTGTTGTTAGTTCCTGTCGCGTATCTGG tactacttggtatcgtggCATACCTTTCTGGCAAGAAGCAGAGTTCGTTTGGCGACGATACACTTGAGGTTCTGAAACTTGCTTCTACTCTTTGGCCTATCTCATTTGCCGCTGTCATCGGGCCCTTTCTTAAAACTCTGGCTCTTTATGCCGCCGAACGAGGGTCAACTCTGGGTTCTCTTGAGTTTCTGTTGACAAGCCAGACTACTATCGCCGCCGTCAAGAATATTCTTGCTTTCCGTCATATACATATATGGACTATTGGGATTGTGGCGATATGGTCCCTCAGTCCGTTGGGCGGTCAGGCAGCTGTTCGATCCTTAGACCTGCAGTCACCCAGGCATTTTGAGAAAATGAAGGCTGCGCATTACTTCTCCCAAGCCCCTCTTAGAACCATATGCCAGTCCTCAAGGTCATCTGGCAGTACATTCCCATGCGAAAGTGTATTTGGTTCGGCATCTAATGCATTAAGCAATGACCTTCCCGGTTTTCGGAGGGTTGTCAACACTGCTTTCTCAAGAACGGACGTTCGTTTATCTCACCCCAATGGCTCAAGCGATGGTTACGATGCTGTAATAGAGCAGCTGGGTGGTGTTTCCAAGGTAGCCCGCCTTGGAAAGCAAGACATATGGGGCAACGTCCGTATCCCATTTATGGAACTCCTGCCCGAATATGATGATCAAAATCCCGAGTCGTGGACAAAAGTACCCTCTGATAA TTGCGGCGATACGTTTAACGGGACATCTTGGTTCAAACTTAACGGTAGTGATCCACCGTTGTATTTTCATCGGCCGAACTTCACAGACACTGAGCCACTTCAACATCAGACATACGATTACAAACTGGATACCAAGCCAAGTCTTTGGTTAGATCTTGTCAGGAGTAATGCAACAGAATCACATTTCTACAACACAGAAGTTAACGCGACAACCGAGTCTCCATTGAAGTTGATAGTTGGCGGGCAATGTGGCGGGCAGTTTTCTGATGCCAGTGAATTAACCCATATGATTCGCGTTTGCAACCTCATCACTTCATATGTAGATGTTGACGTTAGCTGCAAGCGGCTGAGTAGCATAGATGACCTCGATTGTCAAGCTGATAGAATCCGTCAGACTTCTGACCCAGGATATTCGACATACCTGTCAGACTTGTCGCACAGGCCTGCCGCCAAGCGTCTTGTATACGAGATGCCATTCACAACCGCAACGTACTACCCTATGATACCCAGTCTCCTTGAACGATACATTCATGACCCTTTGTTAACATTCGAGAAATACGACCCGGATGCAAGAGAAACCAGACCGGGCTGTTTTACAGAGTTATCTCAAGCACTCTTCGAGGCTAGGTTCGCCACAGCCCTCAATACGTTCCTCATGGCTGCGTACAATGATACTGTATTGGGAGGTATCGACGCCGTTGGATACAACATGGAAAAAATTGTCAACTCTACATTTAAAGAACGTAACCTCAACAATCTCAGCTGGCAGAATACCACTGCCACTTGGGCCGGGTTTACAGATAACATCTATGTCATGAATGTAGCATGGTTTTGCATTTCTGTTATATCAACTGCTATTCTACTAGGGTGTGCTATTATCAATGTCATTATTCGGCAGTTGGTTTTGGCTCCTGACTTTCTAGATAGCGTCGATGGGCTGACGCGGGATTCCCCCTTTGTCAGGATCCCTGGCGAGTCTTGCGCGACAGGAAGCGGAGTCAGTTCGAGGGATCGATTGCAGGCAACGAGCAGCGTTCGAGTTCAAATAAGAGATGTCGAGCCGGATGCAGATGTTGGGAAAATCGTGCTGACGACCGAAACGACCAACAAGAGACTTGATTGGAACAGGGCATATGTGTAG